In Streptomyces sp. 71268, the DNA window CCCGCCGAAGCCGGCCTGTCCGTGGCCTCGCTGCTCTCCCTGCTCGTACGGGACGAAACCGAGCGCGCCAGCGCGCCGGCCGCCCACACGCAGCAGCTGGTGGACGCCGGCGGGCAGTAGCGCTCGACCTTGGTCGCCGACGCCGGGCGGCCCCACCCCGCCCGACAGACCGGGCGGGGTGGGGCCGCGTCGTGACCGGTGGGCGGCGGGTCAGCAGCCGTTCAGCACCGAGGTGAGGGCACTCTTCTCCGTGGCGTCGACGGACAGCCCGTAGTCGTGCTTGACCTGCACCCACGCCCGGGCGTACGTGCAGTGGTAGGCGGTGCGGGAGGGCCACCAACTACCGGGGTCCTGGTCCCCCTTGGACTGGTTGACGTTGTCGGTCACCGCCAGGAGCTGGGGGCGGCTGAGGTCGTTGGCGAAGTTCTGCCGCTTGGAGGTGGACCAGGACCAGGCGCCCGAGCGCCACGACTCGGCCAGCGGTACGAGGTGGTCGATGTCCACGTCCGAGGCGGCGTACCAGGTGGCCCCGTCGTACGGGGAGTACCAGCTTCCCGAGGTCGCGGCGCAGGACGAGTCGGTCACCACGCCGCTGCCGTCGCGCTTGAGCACGGTCTCGCGGGTGTTGCACGCGCCGCTGATGGTGATCCAGTGCGGGAACAGGTCACGGCTGTAGCCGGTGAGGGAGTGCTCGGCGGTGGCGGGCATGGCCGCCAGGTAGGAGCGGGCGGTGGCGGCGCTGACCGGGGTGGGCAGGGCGGCGTGCGCCGTGGGGGCGGTGGCCAGCAGGGCGGCGGCCGACGCCGTGGCCACGGTCGCGG includes these proteins:
- a CDS encoding HNH endonuclease family protein — protein: MQISRRAALAATVATASAAALLATAPTAHAALPTPVSAATARSYLAAMPATAEHSLTGYSRDLFPHWITISGACNTRETVLKRDGSGVVTDSSCAATSGSWYSPYDGATWYAASDVDIDHLVPLAESWRSGAWSWSTSKRQNFANDLSRPQLLAVTDNVNQSKGDQDPGSWWPSRTAYHCTYARAWVQVKHDYGLSVDATEKSALTSVLNGC